From Streptomyces qinzhouensis, one genomic window encodes:
- a CDS encoding tyrosine-type recombinase/integrase, with product MTLRAEKAVSPTTGGITWLLVDEETYAPHPEASEFSLYLRGAGRSPQTQRAYIPRIGRFLNWCAERGTDWRTVRLGDMSLFKFHVERTPTQYGRPPSGKTVNATLTAVCEFLRFCAVQGHVGHEVAARLSEPRFLAHAPAGFDPGEGGQHLMVKARALKAPEIERAPQTLTRAQTDQILNAARTARDRLLLTVLLEAGLRIGEALGLRREDMHLLPDSTHLGCRTGGAHLHVRPRQDNVNGARAKAGRPRMVPLTPEVVHRYRDHLAEREQVASSAACDYVFVNLVGVHAGRPLSYSNAKQVVERIGRRCGLTARPHMMRHTAATRWIRNGVAPDVVQTLLGHASSASTAVYVHAQDEDLRAAVDSLASELLR from the coding sequence GTGACGTTACGTGCAGAGAAGGCCGTGTCGCCTACCACCGGCGGGATCACCTGGCTTCTGGTCGACGAGGAGACTTACGCGCCTCACCCCGAGGCCAGCGAGTTCTCCCTGTACCTGCGCGGAGCCGGGCGGTCACCGCAGACCCAGCGCGCGTACATCCCCAGAATCGGCCGCTTCCTCAACTGGTGCGCAGAGCGGGGTACCGACTGGAGGACCGTCCGGCTCGGGGACATGAGCCTGTTCAAGTTCCACGTCGAGCGGACACCGACCCAGTACGGGCGGCCTCCGTCCGGCAAGACGGTCAACGCCACGCTCACTGCGGTGTGTGAGTTCCTCCGCTTCTGCGCGGTTCAGGGACATGTGGGTCACGAAGTCGCCGCGCGTCTCAGCGAGCCGCGCTTCCTCGCCCACGCTCCGGCCGGCTTCGATCCCGGCGAGGGCGGCCAACACCTGATGGTCAAAGCCCGCGCCCTGAAGGCGCCGGAGATCGAGCGGGCACCGCAGACGCTCACCCGAGCCCAAACGGATCAGATCCTCAACGCTGCTCGCACCGCGCGTGACCGGCTGCTGCTGACCGTCCTTCTGGAAGCCGGCCTCCGCATCGGCGAAGCCCTCGGACTCCGGCGTGAGGACATGCACCTGCTCCCCGACTCCACACACCTGGGCTGCCGAACCGGTGGCGCGCACCTGCACGTCAGGCCTCGGCAGGACAACGTCAACGGGGCACGGGCCAAGGCCGGGCGCCCTCGCATGGTTCCGCTGACGCCAGAGGTGGTGCATCGGTATCGCGATCATCTCGCCGAGCGTGAACAGGTGGCCAGCTCCGCCGCCTGTGACTACGTCTTCGTCAATCTCGTCGGCGTGCACGCGGGACGGCCCCTGTCGTACTCCAACGCCAAGCAAGTGGTCGAACGGATCGGGCGACGCTGCGGTCTGACCGCCCGGCCGCACATGATGCGGCACACAGCCGCCACCCGCTGGATTCGCAACGGGGTCGCTCCGGACGTCGTGCAGACGCTCCTGGGCCATGCCTCGTCGGCGAGCACAGCCGTGTACGTGCACGCCCAGGACGAGGATCTCCGCGCGGCCGTCGACAGCCTCGCTTCGGAGCTACTGCGATGA
- a CDS encoding tyrosine-type recombinase/integrase: protein MASCTTHVASNGSRCDACRKVRYLLGNPADFDTTHTPDPSRRRPNASANGAMPGVSQLSLAGVRPAVRQEHLYGLQQRDDAGISLVPQRVRRIVAGLPAGLGSLLDLDASFPSGLPAATSGVLNGVLQHVRRARIEFEGTDPTSGDVWECALIGLTAGRGRKYTAVHGDIDFRPVRQSWLRELVKEYGRTARPNVMDLRQTVYAATIASSALAGRPHGDEPGRLAMADMNAVVDLLRITKRPEDGHDYSTSHRRALLRHWRTFLDYARQAGLMDHVPGGFALNPRFHSIAAVEVTEDDLGRAIPEHVIAQLDVHLGLLGTSTGYASGGWTAADFARMYQVVYAVLRDTGRRPGEVTSLRRDCLERVDGKPTLIYDNHKRRRHGRRLPISESTAQLIESWQKELDALPAVPACAQWLFPSPGQRNRARRGHLNTSHFCNRIFRNWIDELIPDLVDDRLDEDGAPLAYDRTQVVPYGFRHAYAQRHADAGTRPDVLRELMDHRSLDVTMGYYKVSLSRKQEAVRTVAALAVDRHGAARGFGDALAYEVEGVGVPYGGCTEPSNVKAGGGHCRIRFQCAGCDFYRPDPSYLPALEQQVADLRADKEAALAMEAADWVVRNLDDQIRAYSKSAGEMRRKLDALPAEERAAVESASRELRKARSAAAFIPLQALTTRSSE, encoded by the coding sequence GTGGCCTCCTGCACCACCCATGTGGCGAGCAACGGCTCCCGCTGCGACGCCTGCCGGAAAGTCCGATACCTCCTGGGGAACCCTGCGGACTTCGACACCACGCACACCCCGGATCCGTCCCGCCGCAGGCCCAACGCCTCTGCGAACGGGGCGATGCCCGGCGTCTCCCAGCTCTCGCTCGCGGGTGTGCGCCCCGCGGTCCGCCAGGAGCACTTGTACGGGCTCCAGCAGCGCGACGACGCCGGAATCAGCCTGGTCCCCCAGCGGGTACGCCGCATCGTGGCCGGCCTCCCCGCCGGACTCGGCTCGCTCCTCGACCTGGACGCCTCCTTCCCCTCAGGGCTTCCAGCCGCGACCTCCGGCGTCCTGAACGGTGTTCTCCAGCACGTCCGACGCGCACGCATCGAGTTCGAGGGCACCGATCCGACCTCGGGCGACGTCTGGGAGTGCGCTCTCATCGGGCTGACCGCAGGGCGCGGTCGCAAGTACACCGCTGTCCACGGCGACATCGACTTCCGACCGGTACGGCAAAGTTGGCTGCGGGAACTGGTCAAGGAGTACGGACGCACGGCACGCCCCAACGTCATGGACCTACGGCAGACCGTCTACGCGGCGACCATCGCGTCCTCCGCGCTGGCAGGCCGCCCCCACGGGGATGAGCCGGGGCGCCTCGCCATGGCCGACATGAACGCCGTAGTGGACCTGCTCCGGATCACCAAGCGTCCCGAGGACGGTCACGACTACTCCACCAGCCACCGCAGAGCCCTGCTCCGGCACTGGCGCACGTTCCTGGACTACGCCCGTCAGGCCGGATTGATGGACCACGTGCCCGGCGGATTCGCGCTCAACCCCCGTTTCCACAGCATCGCCGCCGTGGAAGTGACCGAAGACGATCTCGGCCGTGCGATCCCCGAGCACGTCATCGCCCAGCTCGACGTGCACCTCGGTCTACTGGGCACCTCGACGGGGTATGCGAGCGGCGGCTGGACGGCCGCCGACTTCGCGCGGATGTACCAAGTCGTCTACGCGGTCCTCCGGGACACCGGCCGCCGGCCGGGCGAGGTCACCAGCCTGCGCCGCGACTGCCTGGAGCGGGTCGACGGCAAACCGACGCTGATCTACGACAACCACAAACGGCGACGCCACGGCCGTCGGCTGCCGATCTCGGAGAGCACCGCCCAGCTGATCGAATCCTGGCAGAAGGAGCTCGATGCGCTACCGGCCGTACCGGCCTGCGCCCAGTGGCTGTTTCCCTCGCCCGGACAGCGCAACCGTGCGCGCCGCGGGCATCTGAACACTTCGCACTTCTGCAACCGGATCTTCCGGAACTGGATCGACGAACTGATCCCAGACCTTGTGGACGACCGGCTCGACGAGGACGGCGCCCCGCTCGCCTACGACCGGACCCAGGTCGTCCCGTACGGCTTCCGCCACGCTTACGCCCAGCGCCATGCGGACGCGGGCACTCGCCCCGACGTCCTGCGGGAACTCATGGACCACCGTTCACTGGACGTGACCATGGGGTACTACAAAGTCTCCCTCAGCCGAAAGCAGGAGGCCGTACGCACGGTCGCGGCACTCGCCGTCGACCGGCACGGAGCAGCCCGCGGATTCGGCGATGCCCTCGCCTACGAGGTGGAAGGCGTCGGGGTTCCCTACGGCGGCTGCACCGAGCCGAGCAACGTCAAGGCCGGCGGCGGGCACTGCCGCATCCGCTTCCAGTGCGCCGGATGCGACTTCTACCGCCCCGATCCCTCCTACCTCCCCGCCCTGGAACAGCAGGTCGCGGACCTGCGAGCCGACAAGGAAGCCGCCCTCGCGATGGAGGCCGCCGACTGGGTCGTACGCAATCTCGATGACCAGATCCGCGCCTACTCGAAGTCAGCCGGCGAGATGCGGCGGAAACTCGACGCCCTGCCCGCCGAGGAGCGGGCCGCCGTCGAATCCGCCTCACGCGAGCTGCGCAAGGCACGTTCGGCAGCGGCCTTCATTCCGCTGCAGGCGCTGACGACACGGAGCTCCGAATGA
- a CDS encoding DUF6262 family protein has translation MRIPAASGGNDRNARVERLRVSRAKDSEDKTKRALEVVDGLLRSGRRITVAQVAREASVSTWFVYNRPQVHLAVQDGITAQRTQGRQNSRTPEASQVSPAGLRTDLALAREEIKDLKKERDRLRNRVRLSLGAELEGVNQHELIERVQQIERRNTALEQTLSEAGVRIAALEGQLREAEDDLTAARASLRRAMRAVPSS, from the coding sequence ATGAGAATCCCTGCTGCTTCCGGCGGCAACGACCGAAACGCCCGGGTCGAGCGCCTGCGCGTCAGCCGTGCCAAGGACAGTGAAGACAAGACCAAGCGTGCACTCGAAGTCGTGGACGGTCTTCTCCGCTCGGGACGACGGATCACCGTCGCCCAAGTGGCACGGGAAGCCTCGGTGTCCACGTGGTTCGTCTACAACCGGCCTCAGGTGCACCTGGCCGTTCAGGACGGCATCACCGCCCAGCGAACGCAAGGTCGCCAGAACTCCCGCACTCCAGAAGCGTCCCAGGTGTCTCCGGCCGGGTTGCGGACGGACCTTGCACTGGCCCGCGAAGAGATCAAGGACCTCAAGAAGGAGCGCGATCGGCTCCGTAACCGGGTCAGACTGTCTCTCGGCGCCGAATTGGAGGGCGTGAACCAGCACGAGCTGATCGAGCGGGTACAGCAGATCGAGCGGCGGAATACCGCACTGGAGCAAACGCTGTCAGAGGCCGGGGTTCGGATCGCCGCCCTGGAGGGCCAACTGCGTGAGGCGGAGGACGACCTCACCGCCGCGCGAGCCAGTCTGCGTCGTGCCATGCGGGCTGTTCCGTCCTCGTAG
- a CDS encoding HNH endonuclease family protein, whose protein sequence is MSHRPLCTRGKRVVLTVTVAAALVAGCNGLEPGGSSAGSGPDAAAGRAASPLTNPDGTKPGLGALASEADKANARKLVEELTVKGRGSKTGYERDKFGYAWMDTADGVPLARNGCDTRNDLLKLHGQDVEFRRGSDCVVVSMDLYDPYTGKDIAWKKAKAAEVQIDHVVPLSYAWQMGASRWSKEKRQQLANDVLNLLPVSGSTNSAKRDSGPASWLPPNKSIRCSYAVRFAQVALKYDLAVTAADRATMLKQCQG, encoded by the coding sequence ATGAGTCACAGGCCGCTGTGCACGCGCGGGAAGAGGGTCGTCCTTACGGTCACCGTTGCCGCCGCGCTCGTCGCAGGCTGTAATGGTCTGGAGCCGGGCGGAAGCTCCGCGGGATCCGGACCGGACGCAGCTGCCGGGCGGGCGGCGAGCCCGCTGACGAATCCGGACGGAACGAAGCCGGGGCTCGGCGCCCTCGCGTCGGAGGCGGACAAGGCGAACGCGCGTAAGCTCGTCGAAGAACTCACAGTTAAGGGGCGTGGGTCGAAGACGGGCTACGAACGGGACAAGTTCGGCTATGCGTGGATGGACACGGCGGATGGGGTGCCGCTGGCGAGGAACGGTTGTGACACCCGGAACGACTTGCTGAAACTCCATGGACAGGACGTCGAGTTCCGTAGGGGTTCCGACTGCGTGGTCGTGTCGATGGACCTGTACGACCCGTACACCGGCAAGGACATCGCCTGGAAAAAGGCCAAGGCCGCCGAGGTGCAGATAGACCACGTGGTGCCGTTGTCGTACGCCTGGCAGATGGGTGCCTCGCGTTGGAGCAAGGAGAAGCGGCAGCAGCTGGCCAACGACGTGCTGAATCTTCTGCCGGTCTCGGGCTCCACGAACTCCGCCAAACGCGACTCCGGTCCGGCGTCCTGGCTGCCGCCGAACAAGTCGATCCGGTGCTCGTACGCAGTGCGGTTCGCGCAGGTGGCCCTCAAGTACGACCTTGCGGTGACGGCTGCGGACAGGGCGACGATGTTGAAGCAGTGCCAGGGCTGA
- a CDS encoding DUF4259 domain-containing protein encodes MGAWDIGPFDNDTAADFSGHLDDREPEQREHLIRTVLTEAADTPAVDYLDSYEGNRAVAAAALVAAQCPDGETVDPSYGPKKPVPVLSPDLRPLAVAALDRIMAPGSESAELWEGEDAVEWQKRVGRIRAVLTATGPTQQP; translated from the coding sequence ATGGGCGCCTGGGACATTGGACCCTTCGACAACGACACGGCGGCGGACTTCTCCGGCCACCTCGACGACAGGGAGCCGGAGCAGCGCGAGCACCTGATCCGCACCGTCCTCACCGAGGCCGCGGACACCCCCGCGGTGGATTACCTCGACAGCTACGAGGGCAACCGCGCGGTGGCCGCGGCCGCCCTGGTGGCCGCGCAGTGCCCGGACGGCGAGACGGTGGACCCGAGCTACGGCCCGAAGAAGCCCGTCCCGGTCCTCTCCCCCGACCTCCGCCCCCTGGCGGTCGCCGCCCTGGACCGCATCATGGCCCCGGGGTCGGAGTCCGCGGAGCTGTGGGAGGGCGAGGACGCGGTGGAGTGGCAGAAGCGGGTCGGCCGGATCCGAGCGGTCCTCACGGCGACCGGACCGACCCAGCAGCCGTAG
- a CDS encoding phytanoyl-CoA dioxygenase family protein: MIASSDTAAQLSEFGEKGFLVLRGLLPAPFTERLKREVDHWVDSGLRQRSIDACLHPDRCPVPESVELELAAHGELAVFPPLLELLEEKELLGPSFVFHHLHSDRRPAGAPGKAWHHDYEQRPQRHRRLPMVHALHYLQGLRPGMGALALMPGSHHEIAEKDARSGLGTAVLPGEVLISELPPGSTVLLHSALFHARRAGAAPAAGDPGRYMIDASYCRTGEPWPPVKPYWRRILAAGRGLGLGQGRWDELFEERHFSAYEPGGAGRAV, encoded by the coding sequence GTGATCGCTTCTTCGGATACCGCAGCGCAGCTCAGCGAGTTCGGCGAGAAGGGCTTCCTGGTACTTCGGGGCCTGTTGCCGGCCCCTTTCACCGAGCGGCTGAAACGGGAGGTCGATCACTGGGTGGACTCCGGGCTGCGGCAGCGGTCCATCGACGCCTGCCTGCACCCGGACCGGTGTCCGGTACCGGAGTCGGTCGAGCTGGAGCTGGCGGCCCACGGGGAGCTGGCGGTGTTTCCGCCGTTACTCGAGCTGCTGGAGGAGAAGGAGTTACTCGGCCCGTCGTTCGTGTTCCACCATCTCCACAGTGACCGCCGCCCCGCCGGAGCCCCGGGCAAGGCCTGGCACCACGACTACGAGCAGCGGCCCCAGCGTCATCGGCGGCTTCCGATGGTCCACGCCCTGCACTACCTCCAGGGCCTACGGCCGGGCATGGGAGCGCTCGCCCTGATGCCCGGCTCGCACCACGAGATCGCGGAGAAGGACGCCCGGAGCGGGCTGGGGACGGCGGTCCTGCCGGGAGAGGTCCTGATCAGTGAGCTGCCGCCGGGGTCGACCGTGCTCCTCCACTCCGCGCTCTTCCACGCCCGGCGCGCCGGGGCCGCACCCGCCGCCGGGGATCCCGGGCGGTACATGATCGACGCGTCGTACTGCCGTACGGGCGAGCCATGGCCCCCGGTCAAACCGTACTGGCGCCGGATACTGGCGGCCGGCCGGGGGCTCGGGCTGGGACAGGGCCGGTGGGACGAGTTGTTCGAGGAACGTCATTTCAGCGCGTACGAGCCGGGCGGCGCCGGGCGGGCCGTGTGA
- a CDS encoding SDR family oxidoreductase, with protein sequence MKGWCDVVRTAVVKTAVVTGAGSGIGRACALGLLADGWTVVLTGRREERLRESAALAEGGDRDRAVVLPADVTDAESVDALFAAVLERWGRLDLLFNNAADVMPYTPTEDVGTADWHRVMDSIATGTFLCSRAAFRIMKAQTPRGGRIINNGAPSAQAPRPDSIAFTAAKHAVAGITRSLSLDGRRHSISCGQIDIGNVTPADRPQPAVRQSDGSLRVEPTMDIRHVVDMVRAMAALPDGVNIQSVLVMPSAMPYVGRG encoded by the coding sequence ATGAAGGGTTGGTGCGATGTGGTGAGGACCGCTGTGGTGAAGACCGCTGTTGTTACGGGAGCGGGCAGCGGTATCGGGCGGGCTTGCGCGCTGGGCCTTCTCGCCGACGGCTGGACGGTCGTGCTGACCGGCCGGCGCGAGGAGCGGCTGCGTGAATCGGCGGCGCTGGCCGAGGGGGGCGATCGGGACCGGGCGGTGGTGTTGCCCGCGGACGTCACCGACGCGGAGTCCGTGGACGCGCTCTTCGCCGCGGTGCTGGAGCGGTGGGGGCGGCTGGACCTGCTGTTCAACAATGCCGCCGACGTCATGCCGTACACCCCCACCGAGGACGTCGGCACGGCGGACTGGCACCGGGTCATGGACTCGATCGCCACCGGGACGTTCCTGTGCTCCCGGGCCGCCTTCCGGATCATGAAGGCGCAGACCCCCCGGGGCGGACGGATCATCAACAACGGAGCCCCCTCCGCCCAGGCGCCGCGACCGGATTCGATCGCTTTCACGGCGGCCAAGCACGCCGTCGCCGGTATCACCCGCTCGCTCTCCCTCGACGGCCGTCGCCACTCCATCTCCTGCGGTCAGATCGACATCGGCAATGTGACGCCCGCCGACCGGCCGCAGCCCGCCGTCCGGCAGTCCGACGGCTCACTGCGGGTGGAGCCCACCATGGACATCCGGCACGTGGTCGACATGGTCCGGGCCATGGCCGCCCTTCCTGACGGGGTGAATATCCAGTCCGTCCTGGTCATGCCCAGCGCCATGCCGTACGTCGGCCGGGGCTAG
- a CDS encoding aspartate aminotransferase family protein, whose amino-acid sequence MIGRLQALHGTDGSRSWFERARNSLAGGISSSSRLTSTGPHPYPLYMSSGSGARIRDVDGNEYIDYLISYGSAVLGHAPPVLTDALTRVLSTGTMFGTCNVPEVELAETICRMVPCAELVRFANSGSEAVQGAVRAARGHTGRSRILKFEGHYHGWSDTLAISNRPTEYEAGPPGAPRSVPHSPGIPAGVVDDVVVCPWNDPAALRAVLDARAGELAAVICEPIVANNACTMPDAGYLETLREECTARGIVLIFDEVCTGFRTGPGGAQALFGVVPDLAVFSKALGGGLPIAAFAGRREIMDALASGRVKHGGTYNASPLCATAALVTLRELGDPAVVQRIDAIGRQVMEAARKAAHDQGIPCSVQGVGAMFQTVFTPDGRPTRHYRELLDVDQGRSHAFRHELLKRGVHANAFPMACWFVSAAVTDDELAATCEAVAEAFKAL is encoded by the coding sequence ATGATTGGCCGTTTACAGGCGCTGCACGGTACGGACGGCAGCAGGTCGTGGTTCGAGCGCGCGCGGAACTCCCTCGCGGGCGGCATCAGTTCGTCCTCCCGTCTCACCTCCACCGGGCCGCACCCTTACCCGCTCTATATGAGCAGCGGATCCGGGGCCCGGATCCGGGACGTCGACGGCAACGAGTACATCGACTACCTCATCTCCTACGGCAGCGCCGTTCTCGGCCATGCCCCACCGGTGCTGACGGACGCCCTCACCCGGGTGCTGAGCACCGGCACCATGTTCGGCACCTGCAACGTCCCCGAGGTGGAACTGGCGGAGACCATCTGCCGGATGGTGCCCTGTGCGGAACTCGTCCGCTTCGCGAACTCCGGCAGCGAGGCCGTACAGGGCGCCGTACGCGCCGCCCGCGGCCATACCGGGCGTTCCCGGATCCTGAAGTTCGAAGGTCATTACCACGGCTGGTCCGACACCCTGGCGATCTCGAACCGTCCCACGGAGTACGAGGCCGGCCCGCCCGGCGCGCCACGGTCCGTCCCGCACTCCCCGGGGATCCCCGCGGGTGTCGTGGACGATGTGGTGGTCTGCCCGTGGAACGACCCGGCCGCGCTGCGTGCGGTGCTCGACGCCCGGGCCGGGGAGCTCGCCGCCGTCATCTGCGAACCGATCGTCGCCAACAACGCCTGCACCATGCCAGACGCGGGATATCTGGAGACCCTGCGCGAGGAGTGCACGGCCCGCGGCATCGTGCTGATCTTCGACGAGGTCTGTACGGGGTTCCGGACCGGCCCCGGCGGGGCCCAGGCCCTCTTCGGCGTGGTGCCCGATCTGGCCGTGTTCTCCAAGGCGCTCGGGGGCGGGCTGCCGATCGCCGCCTTCGCCGGACGCCGGGAGATCATGGACGCGCTCGCCTCGGGGCGGGTCAAGCACGGCGGTACGTACAACGCCTCACCGCTGTGCGCGACGGCCGCCCTGGTGACCCTGCGGGAACTCGGCGACCCCGCCGTCGTCCAGCGGATCGACGCTATCGGCCGCCAGGTGATGGAGGCGGCCCGGAAGGCTGCGCACGACCAGGGGATCCCCTGTTCCGTGCAGGGCGTCGGGGCCATGTTCCAGACCGTCTTCACCCCCGACGGCCGTCCCACCCGCCACTACCGCGAACTGCTCGATGTCGACCAGGGCCGGTCGCACGCCTTCCGGCACGAACTCCTCAAACGCGGGGTCCACGCCAACGCCTTCCCGATGGCCTGCTGGTTCGTCTCCGCCGCGGTCACGGACGACGAACTCGCGGCCACCTGCGAGGCGGTCGCGGAGGCGTTCAAGGCACTGTGA